One region of Camelina sativa cultivar DH55 chromosome 6, Cs, whole genome shotgun sequence genomic DNA includes:
- the LOC104791609 gene encoding cytokinin riboside 5'-monophosphate phosphoribohydrolase LOG4: MEVNTETIQKSKFGRICVFCGSSQGKKSSYQDAAVDLGNELVLRNIDLVYGGGSIGLMGLVSQAVHDGGRHVIGVIPKTLMPKELTGETVGEVRAVADMHQRKAEMARHSDAFIALPGGYGTLEELLEVITWAQLGIHNKPVGLLNVDGYYNSLLSFIDKAVEEGFISPTARQIIISAPTAKDLVKKLEEYSPCHEIVATKLCWEIERIGYSSED; the protein is encoded by the exons ATGGAGGTCAACACTGAAACCATACAAAAGTCAAAGTTTGGAAGAATCTGTGTGTTCTGTGGAAGCAGCCAAGGCAAGAAGAGTAGTTACCAAGATGCTGCTGTTGATCTCGGCAACGAACTG GTTCTAAGGAACATTGATCTAGTCTATGGAGGTGGAAGCATAGGTCTGATGGGTTTGGTTTCACAAGCTGTTCATGATGGTGGTCGTCATGTTATTGG AGTTATCCCAAAGACACTGATGCCTAAAGAG TTGACCGGTGAAACAGTAGGAGAAGTAAGAGCAGTTGCAGATATGCATCAAAGAAAAGCAGAGATGGCTAGACACTCTGATGCTTTTATTGCTTTACCAG GTGGATATGGAACACTTGAAGAGCTTTTGGAGGTCATAACATGGGCTCAGCTTGGTATACATAACAAACCG GTGGGTTTGCTCAATGTTGATGGATACTACAACTCTTTGCTCTCTTTCATTGATAAAGCCGTTGAAGAAGGGTTCATCAGTCCAACTGCACGCCAGATTATAATTTCTGCACCTACCGCTAAGGATCTTGTTAAGAAGCTAGAG GAATATTCGCCTTGCCATGAAATTGTTGCAACTAAGCTT